From Cyprinus carpio isolate SPL01 chromosome A7, ASM1834038v1, whole genome shotgun sequence, a single genomic window includes:
- the LOC109070533 gene encoding transcriptional adapter 2-beta-like, whose protein sequence is MADLGKKYCVNCLADVTNLRIRCAECQDIELCPECFSAGAEIGNHRRWHGYQQVDGGRFSLWGPEAEGGWTSREEQSLLDAIEQYGFGNWEDMAAHVGASRTPQEVMDHYVSMYIHGNLGKACIPDSIPNRVTDHTCPSGGPLSPSLTTPLPPLDISVAEQQQLGYMPLRDDYEIEYDQEAEKLISGLSLNYDDEDIEIEMKRAHVDMYVRKLRERQRRKNIARDYNLVPAFLGRDKKDKERERPGGTGGVGGIGGAVGLGGGTSIIPTGSLGSSSAAAAAKRKITKEEKEQRMKLRALCQFMPQREFEEFFDNMHKERMLRVKVRELQRYRRNGITRLDESAEYEAARHKREKRKENKSIAGSKRGSSGGGGATGLGGGVGAGGGLGGGGGVSAIKEEGKDSEFSAIEKLSGFELLSDREKVLCNSMNLSPTRYLTVKTIIIKDHLQKRQGIPSKSRLPSYLDKVLKKRILNFLSESGWISREAS, encoded by the exons ATGGCCGACCTAGGGAAGAAGTACTGCGTGAACTGCCTGGCAGATGTTACTAATTTGCGGATTCGCTGTGCCGAATGCCAAGATATTGAACTTTGTCCGGAGTGCTTTTCTGCGGGTGCCGAAATCGGCAACCACAGGCGATGGCACGGCTATCAGCAAGTTGACGGCGGGCGCTTCTCGCTCTGGGGTCCCGAGGCAGAGGGAGGATGGACCAGCAGGGAAGAGCAGTCGCTGCTCGATGCCATCGAGCAATATGGATTTGGTAACTGG GAGGATATGGCAGCCCACGTGGGTGCATCACGCACCCCTCAGGAGGTCATGGACCATTATGTGAGCATGTATATCCATGGGAATCTGGGCAAAGCCTGCATCCCTGACAGCATCCCCAACCGCGTGACAGACCACACTTGTCCCAGCGGAGGTCCGCTGTCTCCTAGTTTGACTACCCCTTTGCCTCCTCTAGACATATCTGTGGCAGAGCAGCAGCAGCTGGGATATATGCCTCTCCGTGATGACTACGAGATCGAATATGACCAAGAGGCGGAGAAGCTCATCAGTGGCCTGTCTTTAAATTACGATGATGAAGATATCGAGATCGAGATGAAACGAGCCCATGTGGACATGTACGTGCGGAAGCTGCGTGAGCGACAGCGACGGAAAAACATCGCTCGTGATTATAATTTAGTGCCAGCCTTTCTAGGACGGGACAAAAAGGATAAAGAGCGAGAACGACCTGGTGGAACAGGGGGGGTTGGGGGCATAGGTGGAGCTGTAGGATTGGGAGGTGGTACCTCCATTATTCCAACAGGGTCGCTGGGCTCctcttcagcagcagcagcggcgaAACGCAAAATCACCAAGGAAGAGAAAGAGCAACGGATGAAACTACGGGCACTCTGCCAGTTCATGCCACAACGGGAGTTTGAAGAATTCTTCGATAACATGCACAAAGAGCGCATGCTGCGGGTGAAAGTTCGGGAGCTTCAGCGTTATCGGCGGAATGGCATCACGAGACTCGACGAGTCGGCCGAGTACGAGGCGGCACGCCACAAACGGGAAAAacggaaagaaaataaaagtattgCTGGCTCAAAGAGAGGCAGCAGTGGTGGAGGAGGAGCGACCGGGCTTGGAGGAGGAGTTGGAGCAGGAGGTGGGCTTGGCGGAGGTGGAGGAGTCAGTGCCATCAAAGAGGAGGGGAAGGACAGTGAGTTCTCAGCCATTGAGAAACTCTCGGGCTTTGAGCTGCTGTCTGATCGGGAGAAGGTACTGTGCAACTCTATGAACCTAAGTCCCACACGCTATCTGACTGTCAAGACTATCATCATCAAAGATCACTTACAGAAAAGGCAGGGCATTCCCTCGAAAAGCCGCCTTCCCAGCTACCTGGACAAGGTGCTGAAAAAACGGATTCTGAATTTCCTGTCGGAGAGCGGCTGGATATCCCGAGAAGCCTCCTAA
- the LOC109073387 gene encoding grpE protein homolog 1, mitochondrial-like: MATWCVRAIRQSSSIIASPSLVRATPRLLCTAAHQKSSVPGTEEENGTPKPEPSAAEKAFIEEKTQLEEQLKDVTDKYKRALADTENLRQRSQKMIDDAKLYGIQGFCKDLLEVADILEKATESVPKTEISTANPHLKNLYDGLVMTEVQIQKVFQKHGLVKLNPDGQKFDPYEHEAVFHAPMEGKEAGTIAVVTKVGYKLHGRTLRPALVGVVKAP; this comes from the exons ATGGCGACCTGGTGTGTGCGTGCGATCAGACAGAGCTCTTCTATCATAGCATCCCCTTCACTTGTTAG GGCGACTCCACGCCTCCTTTGCACAGCAGCCCATCAGAAAAGCTCAGTGCCTGGGACTGAAGAAGAGAACGGGACTCCGAAACCAGAGCCCAGTGCAGCTGAGAAAGCCTTCATAGAAGAAAAGACACAACTGGAAGAACAGCTAAAAGATGTTACG GATAAATACAAGCGGGCGCTAGCAGACACTGAGAACCTTAGGCAAAGGAGTCAAAAGATGATTGATGATGCTAAGCTTTATG GAATCCAGGGCTTCTGTAAAGATCTCTTGGAGGTGGCTGACATCTTGGAGAAGGCAACAGAAAGCGTACCAAAAACTGAAATATCTACTGCAAATCCACACCTGAAAAATCTTTATGATGGCCTTGTAATGACTGAGGTGCAGATCCAAAAGGTCTTCCAAAAACACGGCCTTGTTAAGCTTAACCCTGATGGTCAGAAATTTGACCCTTATGAGCATGAGGCTGTGTTTCATGCACCTATGGAGGGCAAGGAGGCAGGTACCATAGCTGTAGTTACTAAAGTAGGCTACAAGCTGCACGGCCGTACTCTACGGCCTGCTCTGGTGGGTGTAGTCAAAGCCCCCTAA